Sequence from the Sagittula sp. P11 genome:
GCGAGATCCTGTTCCGCGAGCTGCTGATCAACGTGACCCGCTTTTTCCGCGACCCGGCGCATTTCGACATGCTGCGGCAGAAGGTGGTGAAACCGCTGGTGCGCAATTCCCGCAAGGAAGAGATCCGCGTCTGGGTGCCCGGCTGCTCGAGCGGCGAGGAGGCCTATTCCATCGCCATGCTCTTTGCCGAGGAAGTGCGCGAACAGCGGCGGACCATCGACATCCAGGTCTTCGCCACCGACATCGACGAGCGGATGCTGGGGATCGCGCGCAACGGGCTGTATCCCAACGCCGCCATGGCCGACATCCCCGAGGAGATGCGCGAGCTTTACACCATCGCGCGGGACGGCAAGTTCCAGGTCACCTCGCGCATCCGCGAGATGATCCGCTTTTCGGTGCACAGCGTCGTGCGTGACCCGCCGTTTTCCGGCATCGACCTGCTGTCCTGCCGCAACCTGCTGATCTACTTCGGCGACAAGCTGCAGGCGGCGGTCATGCCGATCTTCCACTACGCCCTGCGGCCGGGCGCCGCGTTGTTCCTCGGCCCGTCGGAATCGCTGGGCCGTCACGACCACCTGTTCAACCCGCTGGACGCGCAGGCCCGCATCTTCGAGCGCAACGATGCGCGCCCGGAGTATCCGCTGCACCTGCGCAACCAGCCGCGGCAGAGCGAGCGGGGCAGGCGGCAGCAGGAGGACGACACCGACAGGCGGGCGACACGCGTCGACTGGTCGGACGATTCGGTGCATGATCGCATCCTCGACGTTTACGGCCCGGCGACGCTGCAGGTGTCACGGCAGGGCGAGGTGCTGAATTCCACCGGGCGGCTGGGGCGCTACCTCGAAATGCAGCCGGGGCACCAGTCGGCACAGTTCGCGGCGTCGATCGCGCTGCCCGGCGTGCGCGAGGCGATCTCGGCCATCGTGCGGCAGGTGGCGCAGTCCGGCAAGCGCACGATCAGCCGCGACCTGACCGCCAATTCGGAGTTCGGGAAACAGCGTTTCGACCTGATCGGCGATCCGCTGAGCGACGGCACCATCCTTCTGGTCTTCCGCGAGCGTGACCGTTTCGACCCGGCGCACGAGTACGAGATCGAGGACGTGGACGCTGCCGACAGCCACGTGCAGAGCCTTGAGAACGAGCTGCGCTCCACCCGGGCGCGGCTGCACACCACGGTCGAGGAACTGGAAACTGCGAACGAGGAGCTGAAGAGCTCCAACGAAGAAATGATGTCGATGAACGAGGAGCTCCAGTCGACCAACGAGGAGCTGGCCACCGTCAACGACGAACTGAAGGACAAGGTCGACGCCCTGTCGGTCGCCAACGCGGACCTGTCGAACTTCTTTTCCTCCACCGCGCTGCCGTTGGTGATGCTCGATGCCGACGGCTGCATCCGCAACTTCACCGACGCCATCCAGTCGGTCTATCCGCTGCGGCATGGCGACCGCGGGCGGCCGCTGTCGGAGATGACCAGCCGCATCGGCGAGGATGCGAAGGTGCTGTCGGCCATCCGTCACGTCATGGAGACGGGCGAAGAGCAGACCCTGACGGTGGCGGATGCGGATGAACACCGGACGTGGTCGCTGGTGGTGACGCCCTATCGCAAGCGCGAGGACCGGATCGACGGCGTGACGCTGGTGTTCTCCGAGCTGACGGAGGCGCTGCGGCTGGAGGACGACCTGAAGACCGAGGGCGAACGCCTGCGCATGGCGCTGGACGTGGCCGGGCTGGGGGTCTGGGAACTCTCGCGCACCGGCGACACGATCCGCTTCGACACGATCGGCGCGCAGCTTCTGGGGGTCGAGGCGGAGGAAATGGAGGTTGCGGCCTTCCTTGCGCATCTGCCGGAGGACAGCTGGAACGAAGCGCAGGAGGCGCTGGAGAACAGCGACACGAAGCTGCCGTTCTCGCTGACCTTCACCCTGCCGTCGGCCGAGGGCGGGCACGCGCGGTCGGTGCAGCTTGTCGGACGACGCCTGCACCGCAGCCAGGGCCTGCGGACGCTGGGCGTGATCTTCGACATCACCGAGGAGGAAGAGGCGCGGCAGGTGCGCGAGGTCATGCTGCACGAGATGAACCACAGGGTGAAGAACCTGTTCTCGATCATCTCGGGCATGGTGCGCATCGCCGGGCATTCGGCGGAGACCGTTCCGGATCTCGTCGAGGGCGTGACGGCACGGATCGGGGCGCTGGCGCGGTCCCACAACCTGACGCACCGCGCACCGGCGGGCACCCGGCTGACGCTGACCGACGCGGTCGAGGGCGCGGTGGAGCCCTACGCCGGTCATGCCTCGGTGACGGTCGATGGGCCTGCAGTGCCCCTGACGCCCGAAACGCTGACCACCTTGTCGCTGATGTTCCATGAACTGGCGACCAACACGGCGAAGTACGGGGTGCTTGGGCCGTGGACGGCAGCCTCAACGTTTCGTGGTCTTTGGAACACGGTAGCGAAGTCGTGCTCGACTGGACGGAACGATACGACGTTCCGGCGGTTAAGCCGTCGAAGGAAAAGAAAGGGTTCGGTTCCACGCTCATGCAGATGTCCGCCGCACAACTGGACGGACGCATCGAAGTGGAGCAGACCGAATGGATGCGCAGGACACGCCTTAACTATGAAAACAAGAAATGACATAGCAGAAGAGCAGCGCGGGGTCGTGTTGTTGTGCGAGGACGAAGCGATCGTCGCCATGGACATCCAGATGATGATCGAGGATGGCGGCTTCGAGGTGTGCGGCCCGTTTGCCCGCGTGTCCGTTGCGCTGGACGCCCTTGAGGATGTTGTGCCGGTGGCCGCCGTTCTGGACGTGCGTCTGCGGGACGGCGACGTCTTTCCGGTGGCCGAACGGCTGGACCGGGCGGGTGTGCCGCTGATCTTCCATTCCGGCCACCTGATCGAGGACGAGGTCGTCGCGCGTTTTCCCGGCGCGATGCACTGTCCCAAGCCCACCGACGCGCGCACCCTGATGAAGGCGCTGACCCTCGCCGCATCCGAAGCTGCCAGCGAGCAGGCGACAGGCTGACGCCACGCGTGTCCGGGGCGTGTGCAGGGCGCCCGTCCGACCATGATCGCAGTTGTATCGTGAGCGCACCGCCCATACCTTCTAGGTCTGAGGGAGGGATGCCATGGAACTGCGTCGTCTCAGGTATTTTCTGGCGGTGGCCGAGGAATTGCACTTCGGCCGCGCCGCTTCCCGTCTTGAAATCGCCCAGCCGCCGCTGTCCCGCCAGATCGCCGCGCTGGAGGCGGAGATCGGCGCCCAGCTTTTCGACCGCTCGCGCAGCCAGATCCGCAAGACCCAGGCGGGCGAGGTGCTGGAACGCCACGCCCGCGCGCTGGTCGACCGGCTGGAGGCTGCCTACAAGGAGACCCGGCAGGTCGGCGAGGGCGGTGTCGGGCGGCTGCGCGTGGCCTTCGTCGGATCGGCCTCGCACGGGGTGCTGCCCAATCTCATAAAGTCCTACCGCTCGTTCTATCCCAAGGTGGAACTGGCGCTGTCGGCGATGAACAATGCCGAACTGCATTCCGCGCTTGTGCAGCGCGAGATCGACGTGGCCGTCGCCCGGCCCAGCCTGAAGGACGACGAACTGCGGCGCGAACCGTTGGCGCAGGAAGACCTGATCCTGGCCATCCCCGACAACAGCGAGCTGGCGGAGCGCAAGAAGATCGTCTTTTCGGAGCTCGGCAGCCAGACCTTCGTGCTTTATCCGCGCAGGCCGCGTCCCAGCTATGCGGATTTCGTGCTGAGCATCTGCCGCAAGGAAGGGTTCGAGCCAGCGGCGCTGGAACTGGCGCAGGATTACCAGACGGCGATCAGCCTCGTGTCGGTGGGGGTGGGCATCTCGGTCGTGCCGGAGAGCGTGTCGCGGACCTCGCGCCCCGGCGTGTTCTTCCGCAGCTACGAAGGCTACAACCCCGGGACCGCGCTGACCATCCACGCCCGGCGCGACAACCAGTCGGCGCAGGTGGCGCAGTTCTTCGATGTGGCGCGGAAGTTCCGGCGCGGGCACTGAGGGGGCGGCCGTGGGCGTGGGCGTGGGCGCCGGGTTCCGCGTGTCATTGGAGATTGGGACGGGGGAGGGGGCGCTGCCCCCGCTCCTGCGGAGCCCCCCGAGGTATTTGCCGCCAAGATGAAGGGGGTAGGGCCCGTTTGTGACGGGTCAGGACTTGCGGGTGGCGGCGTCGAGCGCGTCGGGGTCCACCGTGATGCCGAGGCCGGGACCCTTGGGCGTTTCGATGTGGAAGTCGCGGTAAATGATGCCGCTCTTGGTCAGGTCGCGTTGCAGGATCGAGGGGCCGAAGTGTTCGCAGCCCCATTCCAGCGTGGGCAGCGTGGCGAAGACGGCCAGGTGGGCCGCGGCGCCGATGCCGGATTCGAGCAGGCAGCCGCCGTAGAGTTCGAGGCCGAAGGCGCTGGCGACGGCCGCGGCGCGCTTCATCTCTTGCAGGCCGCCGGATTTCACCAGCTTGAGCGAGTAGACCGAACCGGTGGCGGCCACGGCGTTCTGCACGAGGTCCTGCGTGGAGAAGGCGGCCTCGTCGGTCATGATCGGGATCGGGCTGCGCTGCGCCACGCGGGCGGTGGCGTGCAGCAGGCCGGGCTTCAGCGGCTGTTCGATCAGGGCGATGCCCATCTCGGCCAGCTCCGGGGCGTAGCGGATGAAGGTGGCCTCCGACCAGCCCTGGTTGATGTCGACGACCATTTCCGTGCCCGCGGGCATGGCCGACATGATGCGACGGAGGCGGATCATGTCCTCGCGCGGTTCGTGGAAGCCCAGCTTGATCTTGAAGCGGCGGTGCAGGCGGGCGGCGAGCTTGGCCTGCGCTTCCTCGATCTCCTGCTCGGCGTCGCCCGAGGCGAGGGCCCAGAGCACCTCGATCCGGTCACGGACCGTGCCGCCAAGGAAGGCTGTGGCGGGCAGGTCGAGCGACTTGCCGGCGGCATCGTAAAGCGCCCCCTCGACCGCGGCGCGGGCGGAGGTGTTGCGGCTGACCGCCTTCTTCATCTTCAGCGCGTTCAGTTCGAAGTCGAGCGCGGAGCCGTCCAGCAGCGCCGGCGTGATATAGGTGTCGATGTTGGCCTTGATCGCCTCCACGCTTTCCTCGGACCAACGGGGGCCGCCGAGGGTGCTGGCCTCGCCGTAGCCCATGGTGCCGTCGGCCAGCGTCGCCTCCACGATGACGAAGGACTGGTGGGTCAGCTCGGTGTTCGACAGCTTGTGGCGCCGGGTGGTGACGCAATCGACGATGCGCGTCCTGATCGCCTTGATGGCGGTGCCGCGGGCGGTCGCGCCGCCAAGGTCTACAACCGCTGCCGTGCGGGATGCGCTCATGTCCGGGGTCCTGTCGTCGGGAATTGGGTCTGGTGGGGACCCGCGCGGCGGCTCTCCGCCGCGCGGGGCAGGCCGTCACTCGGCGGCCATGGCCAGCTTCTGGTCGGCCAGCACGAAGTCGAACTGCACGTAGAGGTCGGTGCCGTGGTCGGCGTCGGCCTTGCGGAACTCGCCGATCAGGTTCTCCTTCACGGCGAAGACCGAGTCGTTGTCGAGGTAGTCGGAGGAGGCGTCGTAAATCTGCGACACCAGCGGGCGGTAGCCCTCCTTGTTGACGACGACGTGGATGTGGCCCGGGCGCATGGTGTGGTGGCCCATGTAGGCGATCATCTCGCCCGCGGTCCAGTCGGACGGGATCGGGTAGGGCACCGGGCGCAGGGCGCGGTAGGCGTAATAGCCGTTCTCGTCGGTCTCGAACCGGCCGCGCAGGTTGTATTCCGGCTGCTCCGGGTCGTGGTTTTCATAAAGGCCGTTGGGTGCGTCTTCCCAGACGTCGATGATCGCGCCGGCGATCGGGGTGCCGGAGGCGTCCTTCACGTAGCCCTCGACGAAGACCGATTCCTCGTCATCGAAGTGCTTCTGCACGATGGAGGCGCCGTGCGGCAGGATCGGGGCGTTCTCGCGGAAGAAGGGGCCGAGCACGGTACCGGTGGTCTCGCCGTTGGGGGTCGGGTTCGACAGCATGTCGCACAGCACCTCGACGCCGAGGATGTCGCCCAGCAGGATGAACTCCTGCCGCTTGTCGGAGCACACGGCCCCGGCCCGGGCGAGGAAATCGCAGGCCTGCATGAATTCGCCATGCGTCAGGTTCACGTCCTTGCAGAAGCCGTGCAGGTGCTTGACCAGCGCGGTCATGATCTCCTTCTGGCGGGCGGGAATGTCGCTGCTGGCGCCGATGGCGTCGACGACGACGTCGGTGACGTTCTCTACGGTCACGTTGCGCATTGGGGTCCTCCTCCTATTGCGTCTTGTCGGGGCGGCTGGGGTGCCGGTGGTGTCTGGTGGGGCGACTGTGCACCCTTGCCGGGCATCGGGGAAGCCGGGGGCCGGGTATCGGGCGATATCGAAAAGGTCTTGGCCGTGTCGCCTTGGAGGGTATCGCGTCATACCTTTCGGCCCGCTGTGCGGCGCGCCATGCTGCGCGCGACTGGAACAGGGCCTGACAGGGGAGGACCCATGCACGACACGCTGGCACGGATCACGGCAGAGCTTGAGCGCAGCCCGCATCTTCATCGCCTGGGCGCGCTGTTTTCGGAAACCGTGCTGCTGAAGGTGGACGGGCAGGAATTCTACCTGGTGTTCGAGAAGGGGCACATCGACCGGATCGTTGATGGGCCGTCGAAGAAGACGCCGTACCGTTTCGGCCTGATGACGGATGCCGACGCGCTGCGTGCCTTCTGGACCGCACGGCCCGCGCCGGGGTTCCACGACATCTTTGCCATGGTGAAGATCGGCCGGGCGGAGATCGTCGGCGACATGCTGTGCCTCGTGAAGAACCTGCGGTTCTTCAAGGAGGTCCTGGCCCTTGGACGTGAAGGAGTGAACGCATGATCGAGCCGATTTGCGGACGGTACGTGACGGTCGAGGTCGCGGGGCGGAGCCAGCGCATCTACTTCGAGGAAGCGGGGCAGGGGCAGCCGGTGCTGTGCCTGCACACCGCCGGGTCGGACACGCGCCAGTGGCGGCACATCCTGAACGATGCGGAGATCACAGCGTTGCACCGGGTCATCGCCTTCGACATGCCGTGGCACGGGAAATCGCTGCCGCCGGAGGGCTTCCAGACCGAGGAATACCTGCTGACGACGGAGGTCTACATGCAGACCGTCCTTGCTGTCTCGGCGGCGCTGGGGCTGGACAGGCCGGTGCTGGCGGGCGTGTCGATGGGCGGGCGGATCGCGCTGCAACTGGCGGTGCATCATCCGGAGGCGTTCCGGGCCTTCCTGGCCATCGAGGCGTCGGATTTCCAGCCGGCGTGGTACGACATCGACTGGTTCCACCGGCCCGACGCGCATGGCGGAGAGATGGGGGCGGCGCTGGTGTCGACCAACATCTCGCCCTATGCGCCGCTGGCGGAGCGCTGGAACACCCTGTGGATGTTCATGCAGTCGGGGCCGGGAGTGTTCCGGGGCGATCTCTCGTTTTACACGCAGGACGACAGCCTCGTGGGGCAGCTTCACCGGATCGATACGACCCGGACGCCTGTGCATTTCATCGTGGGTGCCTATGACTTCACCTGCACGCCGGAGGATGCCAAGCGCACCGCCGACCAGATCCCGGGCGCGACGCTTTCGGTGATGAAGGAGGTGGGGCATTTCCCGATGAGCGAGCATCCCGACGGCTTCCGCCCGTTCTTTGTCGACGGGCTGGCGCGGGTGACGGGGGCACGGGCGGCTGCGGCGGAGTAGGGCGGCGCTTGCCTGACATGGGATGGAAGGGGGCGGCCTGTTTTTTGCGGCCGCTTTTCCTTTAAGGCTTCCGGTCGGGGTGAGGCTTGGGGTCTGCATGGATTGCGTGTCCGGGGGGTGCGGCGCCCGGCATTGTCGGGACCATGTCATGCATGACCTCGCGCGCAGTCTCTTGCATTGACGGCGCGCGAGGCAGGCCTCAGTCGGCCAGGCCGCCGAACTTGCCGCCATGGAAAAGGAGCGGGCGGGCCCCCGACGCGCGTTCGAGGCGGGTCACCTGTCCGATGAACACCACGTGATCCCCGGCCTTCACGTCCTGCGCCACGTCGCAGACAAAGACCGACGCGGCGCCGGGCACGACGGGCAGGCCGTCCAGCTCCACGAAGGGATCGGCGTGGTCGGGGTCGAAACGCCCGGCGAAGTGCATGGCCAGCTTCTCCATTTCGTCGGAGAGGATGCTGACCGCATAGCGGCCGGAGGCGCGCACCTTGTCCAGGAGCTTGCACTTGTGGTCCAGCGAGATCGCGATCATCGGCGGGTCCAGAGACACCGACATGAAGGCGTTGGCGGTCATGCCGTGGTCGCCTTCATCCGTTCGGGTGGAAATCACCGTCACGCCGGTGGCGAAGGCGCCGCAGGCGTCGCGCAGGGCGCGGGGGTCGATATGTTCGAAGCGCGCGTTCATGGCGTCGTCTCCTGAAATCTCAGGTCCTGGGTCAGCATCCGCCCGGTCAGGCAGGCGGCGCCCTCGAAGGGGCCTTGCAGGGCGCGGGCCTCTGCCAGTCTCCCGTCTGCACGTAGGGCGCGAATGCGTGTGGACGATACGGTTTCGCCCGCCGCGCAGATCACGGGTTGCGCGATGTTGACGTTGAAATGGCGCGACAAGAGGGCGGTGTCGCCGGACTGCCGGTGCCCGAACCGGAAGTCCGCGCCGACGTGGATCACCTGTGGGTTCACCCGGGCCAGGTCGCGCAGGAAGGTGTCGGCGCTTCGGGCGGCATAGAGACGGTCGAAGCGGGCGACCACGATCATGTCCGGGCCAAGCCGGGCGATGCGGGCCAGCTTCTCGTCCAGCGGGCAAAGCTGTGCGGCGCGGCCAAAGACCACCTTGGGCGGCGGGTCGAAGGTCCAGACGACGGAGGCGACATGTGCCCTCCGCGCCTGATCCACCGCGCCGCGGATCAGCGCCTGGTGGCCGCGATGCACGCCGTCGAAGGCGCCGATGGCCATGACGGAGGCGGGCAGGGACGCCTGCCAGTCCGTCACGATGCGTGTCTGTTCTGCCTGAAAATCCATGGTGGCCTCTTGCCTGTCAGACGCGGCCCGCCAAGCCCGGCGGACCGCATCCGGGAGGATTTACTGGAAGCCGCCCTGAGGCGGTTCACGTCCCACGGGTTGATCATGTCGGCCACGTTCCAGCCGTCGAGGCCGTATTCCGACATGTACTCTTCCACGAGGTTCTGCATCATCTCCATCTCGCCGGTCGCCTGCGCGGTCAGCATGGTCTCGATGCGGATGTTTTCGTAGTTGCCGGCGTAGTTGCTTTCGTAAAGTTCATGCCGCCCGCCGAATTCGGAGCCCATCGCGTCCCAGAGCAGCTTCAGCAGCTTCACCCGGTCCACGGCGACCATGCCGTTCGACCCGCGCACGAAGCGGTCGATGTAGGGGCGGATCTCTTCTGAACCGAAGTCCATCGCCGAGGAGGGCAGGTAGATCAGGCCGGAGGCCACGTGCCGCTCGATCAGCTCCTTGATCCGGCTGTAGGCCATGGGCGCGAAGACCCGGTAGGCGAGGCCGTAGTTGATGTTGGGCAGGACGTAGCCGCTGGTGCCTTCCCACGCGACGGGCGATTTCACCATCGCGTCCGAGAGGCCCCAGAACAGGTTGCGCCAGGCGATGACCTCGCCCACCGCCGTCTGCGGGCCGCGGAAGACGCCGGAGCCCGTCGCCTCCAGTGCCTTGGAGAAAAGACCGGAGATGAAATCCATCTTGACCGCCAGCCGCGTCACGCCGTGCAGGGTGAAGCGCGGGACAAAGCCCGAGGCCGGGAAGAAGGCGTTGATCTTCTCCACGTCGCCATAGATGAAGATGTTCTCCCACGGGACCAGCACCTTGTCGAAGACGAGGATGGAGTCGTTCTCGTCCAGGCGGCTCGACAGCGGGTAGTCGAAGGGTGTGCCCATCACCGCCGCGTTCAGTTCGTAGGAGGCGCGCGAGATCAGTTTCACCCCCTCGGCGCCCATGGGCGCGGTGAAGATCAGGGCGAACCTCTTCTCCTTGATGGGAATGCCGTAGTGGGCGATGAAGTTGTAATGCGTCAGCGCCGAGCCGGTGGCGACCACCTTGGCCCCCGACACGATCAGGCCCGCATCGGTTTCCTTCTCCACCTGCATGTAGACGTCGCCGGTTTCCTCGATGGGCAGGTGACGGTCGATCGGCGGATTGACGATGGCGTGGTTCCAGTAGTCCAGCCGCTCCTGCGTGCGGGCGTACCACATCTTCGCGTTCTCGGCGTATTCGCCGTAGAAGCTGCTGTTCGCGCCGAGCGTGCCGAGGAAGGCCGCCTTGTAGTCCGGTGCGCGGCCCATCCAGCCGTTCGCCACGCGCTGCGTCTCGGCAATGGCGTCGCGGCCGGCGATCAGGTCCTCTGCCGATTTCGGCCCCAGGAAGAACGGGTGCGTCCAGCCGCCCGACCCGGTGTCGGTGGGCCGTCCAAGCGTGTCCTTCTGCGCGTTCAGCTTGTCGTACCAGCGCGCCACCATGCGCGAGGAGTTGCGGAATGCGGGATGCTTCGTGACGTCCTTGACCCGCTCGCCATGGACATAGACACAGCGTCCGTCCTGAAGGCTTTCGAGGAATTCGGCGCCGGTGTAGGGTGCGGTGCCCTGTGTGGTGTGATCTTTCATCTTGTCCTCCCTTGGACCCGTCCGGAAATCGCTGATCGGGTTGGAGGGTATGAAAGGTCAAATCCGGCATTGCCTAAAGGTATCGGACCATACCGTGAGTTTATCCGTTATTACCGGATAGTGTGAATGAGTAATCAGTTGAGAAGGAGTGAACATGGGGACTATCCGGAAAGTCGGGAATATCATGCGGCTGTTCTCCGAAAAGGAGCCTGAGCTGGGTCTGTCGGACATCGCGCGTCGGATGAACCTGTCGACGAGCGGAACGCACGACCTGATGGACGGTTTGCGCAAGATCGGGATGGTGCAGCGCGTCGCGCGGGGGCGGTACAGGCTGGGGCCGATGATCGCCTCTCTCTACCGCGTGCTGATCGACACCTCCGCCCTGGTCGACACCGCCCGCCCGACGCTGGAGCGGCTAGTGGCCGATTACGGGGAGACGGTGCACCTGACGGTTCTGGACCGCTCGCGGCTGGTGGTGGCGGATGCCATCGAGGGCGGCAAGGCGCTGCGGGTGGCGCGCAGCATCCTCGACGACCTCGACGCGCACGAGACGCCGGTCGGCATGCTGCACCTGTCGGTCGCCGGACGCACGCGGCAGGAGGCCTATTTCGCCGACCACGCCAACGGGCGCACGCCACTGCTGCCGCCGGAACGGCGCGAGACGGACCTCGCCGCAATGGCGCGCGACGGCTTTGCCGCCGGGCCGGTCGCGACGGAGCGGGACGTGATCTGCACGGCGGCGCTCTTGCGCAACCACACGGAAATCCCCTTTGCGGCGGTCAGCCTCTGCATTCCCAAGGCGCGATACGACGAACAACCAAGGGCGTTCCGCACGATCTGCCAGACAGCGGCGGCCCGGATCAGCGCCGACCTCGGGTCATGCGCCGTGTGATGGGGGTTACATAAGACGGATTATCCGCTTGTGCTGCCCTCGGGGGCACATTCAAACATGTATTGGGCATCTCCGCTGTCGTGCTGGAAAGCAACGAGTATGGAGATGGCCCACACAGAGCTGGATTTGCGTGCGCCGCTCACCATCGAAGACCCGTTGGCCGGTTTGGGCGCTACCCCGGGCCAGCGGGCGGAACTGGACCTGTTCGACAAGCCAGTCGCAGAACGGCTTCACCTTTTCCTCGCGCCCTTCCGGGATCACCATATGGTAGGCTTTCTGCGTTGCATGGGGCGCGTCCAGAACGACCTTCAGCTCGCCGTCGGCGAGTTCCTTCTCGATGAGGTAGCGGGGCAGAAGCGCATACCGAGACCGGCCTTCGCCGCCTCGATGGTGAGCGTGAACTGGTCGAAGGTATGGGCGATGCGCGTAAGGGGCGCGTCGACCCCGCAGCGCCCGAACCAGTCCGACCAGAGGTTTGGGCGTTCCGACAGGACGAGTTTGGGCGCTTCGATCAGGTCCTCGGGCGCGGAGGCGCGCGTCTGCCGCAGCGCACCGCCCACGACCGGAACGACGATTTCGCTGCACAGGTAGATGCACCTGGCCCCCGGCCAGTTCGGGTCGCCGAAGTGTATCGCGAGGTCGCATTGTTCTGCGGCCAGGTTGAACAGGCCCTTTCTCGTGGTGATGTCGAAGCTCGTGTTCGGGGCCTTGCCGATGTAGTCCGCCAGACGCGGCGCAAGCCATCGCTGGGCAAAGGTCGGCAGGGCGTTGATGGTCAGCAGCGTGTGGCCCGCGTCGGCGGCCTTGGCGTGACGCATGGTGACCTCGGCCATGCGCAGAAGCTGTGTGACCTCCCGAAGAAACGTCTCGCCGGTCGGTGTCATGATCACCCGGCCACGGACCCGCTCGAACAGGGGATGGCCGATCTGCTCCTCCAGTTCGCGGACTTGTCGGCTGACCGCGCTTTGCGTCAGGGCGAGCTCGTCTGCGGCGCGGGTGAAGTTGCCGTGGCGCGCGGCGCTCTCGAACGTCTGCAACAGCCGCATGTCGGGAAGCTCCCGTCGAGAAAGGGTGGTCATGGCCGCTGCTCCGTCAGACTGGAAGCGCCTTGTGCGACACAGGCGCCGTTCCCGTCATACCTCGAAACCTACCCGATCGAGGAATGCAAGCGTCACGATGGGCTCATCCCATGAGGCCGGGCCGGGTTGCATGGGTCAGCGACGCACCGAATTCGTAATAGGCGCCCATCAGCTTCTTGAACCGTTCGGCGTACTTGCGGACAACCGGCAGAGGCAGTGCGTCGGGACCTTCCCCCAGAAGCGCCTTGGCCGCAGCCGTGCCGATGACGGTGCCTGGGCAAATGCCCCGTCCGGAGTAGCCGAAGACGGCGTAGGCGTCGGGGCCAAACTCGACGACCTTCGGAATATGGTCCTTGGTCATCGCGATCTTGCCCCGCCAGTGGTGCTCGAACGGAACGTCGCCCAGTTCGGGGTACAGGCGTTGCAACTTGCGGCGCGCCCATCGTGCGTGGATCTGCGCAGCCGGGCCGTCGGTGTTTCCCATGCCCCCCACGATGAGCCGGCCGCTTTCGTCCGTGCGGATCGACGACATGACCAGCGCGGTGTCCCAGCATCCCTCGCGCCCGGGCAGGACCTTTGCCCGCTGTGCTTCGGTCAGCGGTGCCGTGGCGAATTGACAGTAGTTCACCACGACGTATTCCGGCGCATAAGCGCCTTCGGCCAGCGTGTGGTAGGCGTTGGTCGCAAGAAGCATGCGCCGCGCGGTGACCACCCCGCCATTGGCATGGACTCGCCAGGACTTCCCTGCGCGTTCGACCCGGGTGACCGGGCTGTTCTGGTAGATCTGCGCCCCCAGTCCGACGGCGGCCCGGGCCAGACCGTTGCAAAAGGCCCGGGGCTGCACTGTGCCCGCCCTTGGATCCAGAAGCGCGCCGTGAAATTCGGTGCTGCCCGTGCGCCGGGTGGTTTCGTCACGATCCAGGAGCTGCAAGGGCGCCCCGAAGCGGTTGCCCTGCCGATAGCGGTTCTCGAGGTCGCGGAAACCGCCGGGTGCATGCGCCAGATGCAGGGTGCCGTTCTGAACCGCTTCACAGGCGATCCCGAATTCCTG
This genomic interval carries:
- a CDS encoding FAD-binding oxidoreductase, with protein sequence MSTAGILWEHTNGEGIPETRLSSGKEADLLVIGGGFTGCSAALQAARSGASVIVLEAETIAHGGSGRNVGLVNAGLWLPPDDVVATMGEAAGTRLIEELGQGPATVFSLVQEFGIACEAVQNGTLHLAHAPGGFRDLENRYRQGNRFGAPLQLLDRDETTRRTGSTEFHGALLDPRAGTVQPRAFCNGLARAAVGLGAQIYQNSPVTRVERAGKSWRVHANGGVVTARRMLLATNAYHTLAEGAYAPEYVVVNYCQFATAPLTEAQRAKVLPGREGCWDTALVMSSIRTDESGRLIVGGMGNTDGPAAQIHARWARRKLQRLYPELGDVPFEHHWRGKIAMTKDHIPKVVEFGPDAYAVFGYSGRGICPGTVIGTAAAKALLGEGPDALPLPVVRKYAERFKKLMGAYYEFGASLTHATRPGLMG